GAAAGCTTccaaaaattgattaatgAGTTCTGTAGTGCACTAGAAGAGAGAAATGAACTAAGATATAGACTTGTTCATGGAGAGGATAGAATTGAAATCCCAGATTCAGCTGacaaaaatgaattaaatcaGGATGTTTCTATTGATCAGAATGTAAATATAGATTCAAATAACTCTCAGAACCAAATTATTGATAGTGTAAATAGTATACAGGAAAAATCCAAAAGATACACTTCTGTTGTTGACAAAAATGCAATGAAGTTATTTGCAAGATGGAGTCTTCCAAACCATCCTGGCTAAACAGCAGGTTTTGCCACGATAAATtagataataaattttataaaaataaaaataaataataaaagtatttcaatttttacTTTTGTTATGATCTTataaacaaatttatttttattaaattaaaaccTAATAGCCGCTAATTACCGGGTATAtcgtttttttttattttattaaatattaattttctgattcagtattaataattcatgGGACCAAAACAGAGGAAATCGCTCTCTTCGGTGTCTTCGCAGTCCTACTCAAATTCTCCTTGGAAAGCATTGACTAGAATAGAGCTATATCAGGTTCTTGATCAGTGTGATATTCCCGTTTCTTCTGAGAAGCTTTTAAAGGGAGAGCTTATTGAATTGCTTGAAGGCAATCTTGACGAAGAAGAATGCAGAAAGTGGCTAGAATACTATGAAAAGCCACTCCCTAATTCAAACTTTGGTCTCAGAAAAAATGAACCATCTACCTCTAacataaaaaaagaagctGTAGttagagaaagaaaatctGTACCTGCATATATTGCTGTTGCCAATACAAATCCAGATGTTTTAAATTCTATCCAAGGTTCCCcattaaatgaatttagTAGAAATAGAACTTTAAGAAGACGGAATTCAATGTATTCAGATCACTCAGAAGGAGCAAAGGAAAGTTGTGAACAAAAAAATCTTGAATCTTTAAATGGACTTAAAAAAGACACGTTATCTGATTATTTTGCAGCGAATAGTACTAAATTCTACAGTAAGGACAATTACTCAAATGAGGACATCTCAGGTGAAATGCATGCATCATCGAATGACAGGCCAGAAGCTCGAGCATACAAATCTTTAGGGCAGAGAATAATCGGCAAGACCAAAATTGCTTTGAAATCTATTAACtcaaaaatgataataatccTTGTAgctttatttatattcttcGCCTTATACAaccactactactactTTTTCAATGAGCCAAATTTTTGTAACTCAAATATCTATGGTGAGAAAACGCTAAGTCCCTcaaattgtattaaatgTCCGCCTAACGGACACTGCAAAGATGGAAATTTGAAGTGCAACACTCAATACAAAAAAGCAATGAAATATCTAAATAATAGATGGCAGATTATTTGTATATATGATAACGAGGCATTTGACCTCGCTGAAGAAATGCTCAcatttattacaaataagCTTAGAAAGCTACGTGGTAATCGTGCATGTAGTGGGAATAGCCTATATGATGTATTTTTTCCtgataaaagaaaaaatagtCAGATTTCTGATTTTGATAGATCTGTAGCTTTAAGTGAGAAGGAGATCAATGATATCATACATCTTTCTTTCAACTACATTGAGCAAAGTACTGTTGAAAGCGCTATTTCAATAATGTGGAACTCAATTAAAACAGGAAATTCTTTAACTAGGTATGGACTAAGAGTAGTTAAACACAAAGACCCCAACTTAAATTCAGATTCAACTTCTAAAAATAGTGATAATCAGTTTATTGAAGAAGGTAGCTTTATTGAAGCTTTAGATTCCGAGACCTCACTTATTTGTGAAgctaaattatttattcagaAATGGGtgataattttaattgGTATTATCTTCATATTTTTACCATTATATTTCAGAATAAGaacaagaagaagaaaggCAGAATTAATCCGAAAAATTAAGGCTATAATTTGTAGGGAAAATAGAAAGGATACTACAACTGGTTTATTTGTAGGCCCCGACTCAGAAACTATATTGAGATTATTAAGTGTAGAGTTCCCTAAGTATAAGAAGATTCTAAATGAACAACTTGTGATAGAGTATTGTGATGAACTTGAACATAATGATCCAAATATCCACAAAACCTTAATGTCTGAAAGTAAGCACCCATTCTATTGGTCTTCCtgttgaaaaaaatttagctggtgaatatatatatatatatatatatttatatactAAAGTGCCAATTTAGGCAGACTATATAGACTATAAGAATTTAAGATGTACTGCTAGGAAAAGAACgaatcaaaatataattaatagtaaattatttcctttattattattattagtatttttttttttttttttgcatttctttaattgcACGATTGACagtaaatttttttgaatgaaatattACTAGAATAAATTAGcgcaaaaaaaaaaaatgaattataaaaaatcCAGATTAACTTAAATTCTGAAATGATAGGCTAAGCATTATGGATTTATCCGATAGTTTTGATATAGCAAAGCAATCTGGCGTTAGAGGGGGAGCCGAGCAATTTAATTGGGACAGCTTAAGATCAATTCCTAGAAAAGAAAGGGAACACTATTTAGGACACAGTTTGCATTATAATCGTTCAAGAGGGAGGGGTAGATTTAGTAGGAATGATTGGTTTAGTAAAGTTCATAAATCAAAACCTGAAAAGTGTACTTCTTCAGAATTTCAGAATGAACGTGAACGTATAATGAATAAAGAGCGAGAAATAATGAACAAATTGCTTGGTATTCCAGATAATTCCGAAGTTAGcgaatatataaaaaatgaagTTTCCGAATCAGATAAAAACGCAGGTACTCATATTCAAGAATCTCAAGAAATGCGTATTATTAGTTGCATTGGGAGAGGAAGTAAGGGAGGAATTCAAGTAAACAAGAATCAAATTTGTAATGAGCAAAGAAAGGCAAAAAGACGTTCTTTTAGCAGATCATTATCACcttgaaattatttttatttaatctgaaaagaaaaatatattttgatttttagctaaatttattaattttttttttttttacaatataaatatagcggtaatcaaattttacttttttttcttttaaccTTTATAGTTTATTGCAAGTTTGATATAATAAAGGAAAGGATAAATTGAGATGTTGTCAGAAGATGAAGTTGCTATCTATGATCGTCAAATTAGACTTTGGGGTAGCCAGGCACAAAAAAAGTAAGACAAAATGATATAaagttgaaattaatttattaaaattaattaatttgcaGACTGATGAATAGTGAACTATTGATTTTAGGCTTGAGCCCAATACACTTCgaattcatcaaaaatattgttttgGCAGGTaagcttttttttttttaaacaaATCTTAATTAAATCCATTATCATTtccttcatttttttttctaggGATTAAAGCATCAATATGGGATAATATCAATGTTCGTAACTGTGACCTAGCATGTAATTTCCTActagaagaagaagatattGGTAAGCAGAGAATAGTATGTATAGATAAATTCAAGGAAATGAACCCCTTGACAAAGGTTTACACTGCAGATCAGGACGAAACCGATGTCGAGTTATTTTGTGAAAGTTgtttaaataaaacaaattataCTGGAATTGTGGCTTCATTGGATGAGGAAGTAAATATGCTAAATGCAAAGAATATTAGTAAAAAGTTTCAATCGAAAGACacttttatttctttttcagtTTCAATTGGTACTAGgattttccttttttttaataataatactattaCTTTTGATGAGGCTTTGGAGTTTAATATAGATAAATTAAAGCAAATACTTCATTCAGTTAAGAATTTACACCCATATATactaattattatttgtatgCTTAGAGAAAGGTATCAAAAAGCAGTGAAGAATGAGTCTCAAAGTTCtgaaattgatgaaatattaaaggaaataaaAACTACTCCCAGTATTGATATTGAGAAGGCTCTCGaacttgaaaaaatattcaacGAAACATGGGGAAAGACAATATCTCCAATTGCTTCAATAGGAGGAGGATTGCTTTGCCAGGAAGTTACAAAGTTTTGTATTCATGGTGTTGGAGAGTACTTTTGCTGTATTTTTGATATGGAGCTGTGTGAGGCAGTCACTGCTACAGTCAAAGTGTGACATGTATgacaaaaaattatagttttattttttttcggattttttttttcaataagtTTAGGCGGTTGgtcaattttaattttaaataactaGATTAGGATCATCAAATAAGTAATTTAAACGATGAATTATGTTGAAAATGATATAGTAGTATATAATTCTTCAGAGAAGTGTAAGGTTTATAATACATTTGAAGAGATGGGTCTGAAAGATAACTTGCTTAGAGGAATATACAGTTATGGTTTTGAGTTTCCTTCAGCAATTCAAAGACGAGCAATAGTTCCAATAATACAAGGTAGAGATACAATTATTCAATCTCAAAGTGGTACTGGAAAGACCTGTGTTTTTTCTGTGGGTGCTTTGGAGATTTGTTCGAAGAGTAAAGAGAATGTTCCAATGGTTTTGATTTTATCGCCAACAAGAGAGTTGGCAGAGCAAAGTGAAAAAGTATGCACCTCGATCGGGGATTATCTAGATATTAGGGCACACTCTTGTATTGGAGGAAAGAAGTTAAAGGATGACATTAAAGCTCTTAATAGCGGTGTGTCAATTATTTCAGGTACTCCAGGTAGAGTATTACAAATGATAGAGCAAGGATATTTAtctacaaaaaaaattaagcTTCTAATAATTGATGAAGCAGATGAAATGTTTGATTATGGTTTCAAGACTCAGGTTTATgatatttacaaatatcTTCCTCCAAGAATACAGACTGTGTTGGTTTCTGCAACTTTGCCTGATGATATTTTGGTAATGGCTCAAAAATTTATGAGAAATCCACTCCAGATATTAGTTCCAAAAGAAGAGGTTTCTTTAGACAAAATTAGGCAATACCATGTCCAGGTAGAGGAAGAAAAATGGAAATTTGAAACCTTGTGCGATTTATATGATACTTTAACTGTTACTCaatctattattttttgcaACACAAAAAATAAGGTTGAATGGCTGAGTAAAAAAATGATGGAAAACCATTTTACAGTATCTTTTGTGCATGGAGATCTCCCACAAGTTACCAGAGAAGAAATATTGAGAGAGTTTAGAGAAGGAAAAACACGAGTTTTAATTACAACAGATTTATGGGGAAGAGGTATTGATGTACAACAAGTCAACTTAGTTGTAAACTACGATCTAcctattaataaagaattatataTCCATCGAATTGGAAGAAGTGGCAGATTTGGAAGATCTGGAATTGCTATAAACCTGATTACTAAAGAGGACGAAAGTATGctttctttattagaaCGCTTTTattctattaaaatttCCAAGTTGCCAGGAAACGTCAAAAATTTGTTGTAActataaatttataattatttgggAAATTCCAACCACTTATTCTTACCACTAGCTTTTCTTTAATGAGGAAGTTAATGAATAATGTTTAAACTCATCGCAATACGCCTTATATAATATTGCGTCTAGTACAGATTCAAAACTGAATGGGAATATATATTTCGTTTTGAAATCCataatattcttattattatatgtAATCTCCTTAAATTGTTGAAAGGATATTTGAAACTTTTCAGACGATTTAAAGTAAGTATACGACTCTGATAGAATTATATcatataatttttgtaataaatatgCTATATATTCAAACATATCAATACAATATAGATTCattccattatttattgGTTGCTTAAGAAGAGCCAAAATTACTTTCTGATCTTTTCTGATTGATAAATGAAATCCAATaaattttagaaaatcttcaaaatattcaaagtaACTTTCTGATTTTTGATATCTAATTCGTTTTGATATCAATCTGTGCAAGGCCTCaattttttcatcattaatttttgaatttgtaaAAAAGTAGCTCTTTCTATTCTTTGTAATTGGACTTATTTTGCCAGAAAGAATATCACTCCAAATTATATCCCAAAAcatttttctatatttacaaaattcAGTTTCTGTCTTTAAATGTTCTTGTTTATAAATGTTTATCTTTCCTTTTAATAAACGGATATAAATATCTAATATGTCATCCTTATATACCTTTTTAAACAATTGTTCTTTTCCGTACTTTTTTTGAAGATCTTCCCAGATACCAAAACCTGTgaaatttttcttttcaatacTCTCACCATTCCTGATTATTGAACTTTCTGCCTTGTTTGATTCCAAAAATGGAAAAATAGTCGTTTCTAATCtcaataattcaaaaaaatcattcaCATTTTCTTCATAATTTGGTTCAAGAGTTCTGATAAAGTTTTTTTCATGTTCTTCAACTAATTCCTGAAAGATCTCGTCCTTCTCTTTGTCTTCAATGTTATTCCACCAAACTGACTTGTAGTGTTCCTCTGCAAAGTTAcgaaataataatatacgATTGCAGCCCTGATTTTTAAGTACCCAGTCATTCAGCAAGCCGCGATAGGTGTTTATTGACTCAGATTTTGTTTGTCTTTCCCTCTCCCTTTTTCTTCGTTTTGATTGGCTCTGGTATTCAGACCATATCTGACGTTTTTCTCCAGTACTTAATAGCTTGAGTGCTTCGTGTGGCGCATCTGGTCCCAAAAGCTTTGCAGCCTCATCCCATCTGACTTTAGAGTTGAGTTCTGCACCTTCAAGATATTTCTTTATGATTTGAATTGCGTCATTCTTATTCAAAACCATTTTCTAATTagcaaaataaattatcatttgTGCGCTTAAAATTCcgctttattatttttggcTTCAAGAAACATAcccaaattattattggaaaaaatatGGCCATTCTTTGATGAAGTATTAATCACATACAAATAaaagtttttatttaattgaatttatcAGCATTTAAGATGGctgattattttcaagaagTTGTACTAAATAGActaaactttttttcttcagaaCAAGGGTACATAAGAAACAGCTTTTCAAAACAATatggaaatattaataagcTGCTAAAAGCTCGTAATGAATACTGCAAGTCACAACTTGGAGATCAAGTTAGCAAATCCATGCCTTGTGACGCTTTAGCTCCTTACAGAGCCGAGTACAAATACAATTCTCTAAATTTATATGGAAATACTGAAGCACCGTTATATAAAAAGAAGCGTACAGACGAATTAAacatttctaatattaataagtaTTTAGCAAGAGACCATGGCATAAAATGGGCACCCAGatttaaattaaacaaGGTAATTAGTGGTCATAAAGGATGGGTAAGGTCAATTGCTGTTGACCCAAGTAACAACTTTTTTGTTTCTGGAAGTTCTGATAAACTCATAAAATTTTGGGATATCAACTCAGGAATACTGAAGCTTACTTTGATAGGCCATATTGCTGCAGTTAGAAAAGTTTTGTTTAGTGAAAGGCATCCTTTCTTATTTAGTTGTAGTGAAGATAAAACTATGAAATGTTGGGACCTTGAACAAAATAGAATAGTCAGAAATTACGCAAGACATTCTTCTGGAATATATTGCTTGGATATTCACCCACGTTTGGATATTGTTGCTACAGGATCAAGAGATGGAAGTGTTGTACTTTGGGATATTCGGACCAGAGAGTCAATACATTTGTTTAAGAACCATAAAGCAGCAATATCCTCGATACTCATGCAGTCCATAGAACCTCAATTAATATCCGGTAGCTATGATAGGACCATAAGAACCTGGGATATTGTTGCTGGTAAGGCGAGAGATATTCTTACACGTCACATTAAGCCTATTCGCGCTTTAGCTAAGCACCCTATTCactattcttttctttcagCAGGTGCGGATTGCATAAAAATTTGGGAAGGAGAAGATTCAACTTATTTGAGGGACCTTTCATCTTCTCagtcaattattaatactataACAATCAGGTCTCAGGAAAATAACTCGATTGTGCTTGCAGGATGTGATAATGGCCAGCTTCATTTTTGGGATTATGAAACGGGAACTTTATATGACACAATACAAAGTAATATACAACCAGGTTCCGTTGAAGCTGAAAACTCTATCCTAGACTGTAAATTTGATAGGACAGAATCCGTTCTTATTACAGGAGAGTGCGATAAAACGATCAAAATCTGGAATTTAAAAACTGCCGAgttaatataattgaattattcgAATTTTCCTACAATTTGCctaaatataaatcaatCCTAATTAATGTTTAGTCTATTATTCGCTTAATAATTATCTTACATAGCTTTTATATAACTATAGCTTTTTAAGCCCtcctttttttatattttcacCTTGTCAATACACTCCCACATAATTACTGAATTCCCTCTAATTACTGTAGTTCCAATGCTTTTCTTAGTTGAATCCAATACTTCGGTTGTATTTTCAAGTACTAAGTTCATAAAGTTATCGTACCCACGCAGGCTACCAATAATTTGACGATTTCCATTTAATTTAACTATAAGtgattaatttaattcataaGCAGATATGATTAAGTGCAAACTTACTGTATAATTGTTTGTCAATAAACTTTCTGAGATCTGCAGGTGAGCCCGATTTAAAAATTGCCATTTCTGCAAATATAAGTCAAaacaataaattcaaaatttcttGGAAAAATTGaacttaattttttttggcGGTAGTATTTTGTTGTACATTAATAAATAGTCATTTaaagtaaaatattattattttctgcAGGGATTTCCAGTTTAAGCAGTTAGACTGAAATTTTTGCAATTggttaatatttaaaaccTTTTGTACATAATATGAATACTTTTATATTTCAtcttaaataaattatttttgattatgtgatatttaaaaaatgtttTCCACATTACATTGTTCATATCTCGCTGAtcttttataatttaataataatagcaTTCTCATAGTTATcaaatcattaattatatttatccTTCAATTACTTGCCATTCAACACAAATTGATTAAactatttaattaaatatttgttggATTTAAAAAGAACAAAACAAATTTCTGATAGAAAGGTTTTAagcaaataatataaaggTTTTTTGAGTATTTCAAAGATAGTTAATATTGCTGAAATGAAATCATACaataaaaatcaataaGAACACATTATAGATATACGTAACTCAAAACTATAGAAATTATATGCGGTACTGTGAGCtaaacaaattattaagaataCCAAGAAAATTAATGCTTGAATACCAAAGCGGtcaaaataatgaaaattactaatggaaataaattattaattagtGCCTTGTCCCCCCACACACACGTtcaattttgattttaaagGATTTTAATGTTAATGCATAAAATTAGGAgttgaaattaaaacatCGACCTCAATACTGATTATGTAacagaatttgaaaattgaCATTTGATCCATAATACAAAATGAAAGATGAATGACACTGATATCTCCACAAAATTTATTGGCTGGAAAACTGTTGATGGAAAGGTGTTATATAGGATTTTAGTTTGTTGTAAAAACAGCAAATATGAAATTCAAAAGCGATTTAGTGAATTTGTATTACTCCAGAGCCTGCTAGTTGAAAGAGGATTGAGTTTACTTCCTTCTCTTCCTCCTAAAACTCTATTTACAAAGAATCAAGAtatgaattttattaatgaacGAATGAAAGGGTTACAATCCTACCTTACAACCTTAACTTCAAGACATGATGTATTACTTTCTCCGTTATTTATGAATTTCTTAGAGTTTCCGAATTATGAAAATTTGCCTCCAATTATGAAAAAACTTGTAAACATTGAAGTAACAGCGGATATTGCATCAATCAGACAATCAGTAAGCGGAATTTTTATCAGTGATTCAGATTTATTATCGGCACCACTAATGTTTGTTTCACACCAAGAAAACTCTTCTCTTTCAAGATTGGGGAGAGTTTGGAGCATAATAGATTCAGAAGAAACTGGATCCATTTTTGTTTGGTGTTTACAACCATATTCCTCAAAAAATACGTCTTACCACTCAGTGAATATAGATTATGATACAATGACTAATGCCTTTCATAATTTGTGCAACTCTAATACAATtgattcttcaaaattttgtTGTTTAATTCATTCTGGCTTCTCAGAAAAGTGCAAGAATATTGTATTCATTCCAAAAAGAGATTCTCTGTGCATTTTTTTAGAACATGGAGCTATAGATGTATTCGAGGGTGTATTTTCCCATCTAAAGTCAAGAATAGCCTCTGGAAACAATAGTCCTCTTGTACTAACTGAATGTATTAAGCCAAATAGAATACAGCTTCATGGCTCACCAATTACTTTTGTTTGCTCGCCATTTTCAACCGATTGTAAAGTTAGGCATAAATACACGCTTTCTGTTGGAATAGACAATAGCATACGTTTGTTTTGTTTCGAacaaatgaaaattatatCCGGTGGGAACTTGAATAAGCGTGTAAATGGCTCTCGAGTAATTGCATGTTATTTAGAAGATGAATTTGGAAGATTGGGTTTCTTTGGTACATCATCAGGGCAACTATTAGTCTTAGATATGGCTAGCCAGCCGCCATACCTAATAACAAACTTCAATTCCCAAGCTGATTATCAATACCCTATTACATCAATTGTAGCAAGTAAGAAGTTCCTAGTTGTTGCCTATTCGAATATTATTAAGGTTTTCGGAATGGAAATGAATCCTAAGCAAGCAACCTGTACAATCAATGATAATCAACATATACGAAGTATTGATACAAACTTTTTTTCAGATATGGATATTGGAACAATTAGCTCACTTTATATTTATGAAGATGAATATCTATTTGTTGGTGGTACAGATactttttcattattcaaACTTAATATCAATCAGGAACTTACACCCCCTGTTTTACTTTTTTCATATGCAATTCACACAGGTAAAATAAACTACATTTCAGTTGTTCCAGACAatgtattaaatattgGCCAATTCTCCAGACAATTTCTGAAACTGCTTACAGCCAGTGAAGATGggagaattattttttggaaaattttcaatttgcCTATGAATCAAACCGTCAATGTTAGTACATACGAAGAAACAATAAATGAGGAAAACTTTGAAGAAAGTAAAGTAATAAATGAGCAAATTCATTCATTAGAAAATATGAGGTCTATAGAATTAAGCGATAATAGTGATGATGACCTTAGTTCGGCATTTAGATAGTTGCATTCACTAGGAATAATAGATTTATAGAGACAAAttatctttcttttctcttATATTCCCTAGATAATGGAATGATATCCACCAAATGCATTTTCAGAGCTATATTCTACATATAGGAACCCGTCATCAGAAACATATTGCTCGTATACTTCTTGCATTAACGACCCAGCCTTGGGTATCGTATTATtcacaaataaatatatagtCTTCTCGTATGGTACAGGTATTTTAATTCCACTGTTTTGATTATTAGAAGATTGAGTAATATGCTTATGAATTATATACTTGAATTCTCCAACCAACATATTCATTGGGACTAAAAATCTAAATTTTGTTATTTCGCTGTGCAGAGTATGAAAACttactttttcttttcaatttcagGAAGGTCACTTCTTGATGATCTTTCACAAATTACCGGGATTCTGTTTGGATACTTTGCCCTTATGCTTAGAGCTTCTGCTGCTCTTTTATCttgataaaataattaatgcaAAGATAAAGTACTCGTTTCAAAACTTACCAAATTGAACCTTTTCCTTCAGTGAACTCATAATTCACACGCTTAAATCCGTATCGGTAAATCttaatcttttaaattctaTGGAAATACATCCAACCTTTATTTCTTcagaatattttcaattccCCCATAAATTGTTCGATATGGAAGGCGGCAACTTGTGGCGCCACTATTCAACatgtattaatttatagataaaattaatagacgcaatattaaagagttatttcaacaaaaaaatttacaTAAAAACAGTTTGACTGCAACTACTTAAgttcttttgaaatatctaGGTAACAACCTTTCGCTCTTTTGTAGTATTCCCCACATTTGAAAAATGAATGCAATAGTAAAAATGCATTTTAGACCATACGTAAATTGTGATGGGTCTTATGTCGACACACCTAATAGTAGCCaccaatattattaagcTTTTCCACTAATatcttaatttaaattttaatacaGGAGAACTGAAACAAATTGCAATTTAGTAATGCGTTATGTATCCATTAAGTCCTAGAAATTGCATAGGTACTAACCAAAACTCAAGAGCTGCATCCAGTGAAATTATATCCGGTTCATCATTTGCCTATCCTAATTCATCAAATGAATCCTTTATTAATGTAAGGGATGAAAATAACTCAAATCTATTAGAATTTGACTCTTTTAAAGTGCAACTGAATATTGACAAATCAAATTCTAAAGTTAGTGGTGAAGAGCTCAATGAAAATAGTACCAAATTAAAACTAATTACCACTCATCATTCTCATAACTTAGACTCTAATATTAAGGACGAAAGCTCCAATAATATACgagttaaaaataatatatattcagATATTTCCATcgaaaataatttttcaaattttgaactAAAAACAGAACCTTATATTAACTTGAGTAAGGAACAACTttacaaaataatttaccAAAAGCATGATGAACTGCAGCAAATGAAACTTCAACTTAATGAggcaaaaataaaagaattaaatttaggAAAAAACTATGAGCTCAGCATTGCAAAGCAAAATGAACTGAAAActataaattcaaatttggaAAACTTAGTGAATCAATTAAGAACTAAGAAAAGCCACCAAGTTAATTCAATTGCAAGTCGGCTAAAGCTTGGAAATTATAACGATAAaatctttgaaaaattagaTAATTTGCTTGATTCTATTACaaaattgaaagaatatGCTTCATTATTTACTATTGAAGACCAAGTTGACATAAATGAAATCAAAAAACTTAAATCTTCCATAGATAATCTTACTCCCAGTAAAGAGATAAATACTGAAATAGAGTACCTCAAAGAAGAAAGGCAACAACTTATCCAATTACTAACTGCTCtatcatcaaataataacttctatatagataataatttttgtgaTAACGAATtaagaaatgaaaatgtTAAACAAGTTAATATTAGTCTATGCGATCAAATACAGATTCTTGAATTTAAGTTAAAAAGGTCAAATGAAATacataaaaagaaattgtctaaaataaaaaatatgataGAATTGCTTGAAAAATCAGAAAGTATTACAAGCCCAATTCTACAAgatataaaaaatgaagTTAATACTATAATTTAGGATAACTTTGTGGGCCTAGTCACAATAAATCTATTTCCTtctatattataatataatattttttctttctcacTTGTCTTTCTATTTatagaatatttttataattgtATGAATGcaatctttttattattggcGGGAATTTAATAGCCACATGCATTTATTTTAAGACATaagaaattttaattttaagtGTGAACACTGGTTCAAGTATATAATAACTTGTAGTAGTAATATGATGAT
This Cryptosporidium parvum Iowa II chromosome 7, whole genome shotgun sequence DNA region includes the following protein-coding sequences:
- a CDS encoding PX and WD40 domain protein (shared with plasmodium) translates to MNDTDISTKFIGWKTVDGKVLYRILVCCKNSKYEIQKRFSEFVLLQSLLVERGLSLLPSLPPKTLFTKNQDMNFINERMKGLQSYLTTLTSRHDVLLSPLFMNFLEFPNYENLPPIMKKLVNIEVTADIASIRQSVSGIFISDSDLLSAPLMFVSHQENSSLSRLGRVWSIIDSEETGSIFVWCLQPYSSKNTSYHSVNIDYDTMTNAFHNLCNSNTIDSSKFCCLIHSGFSEKCKNIVFIPKRDSLCIFLEHGAIDVFEGVFSHLKSRIASGNNSPLVLTECIKPNRIQLHGSPITFVCSPFSTDCKVRHKYTLSVGIDNSIRLFCFEQMKIISGGNLNKRVNGSRVIACYLEDEFGRLGFFGTSSGQLLVLDMASQPPYLITNFNSQADYQYPITSIVASKKFLVVAYSNIIKVFGMEMNPKQATCTINDNQHIRSIDTNFFSDMDIGTISSLYIYEDEYLFVGGTDTFSLFKLNINQELTPPVLLFSYAIHTGKINYISVVPDNVLNIGQFSRQFLKLLTASEDGRIIFWKIFNLPMNQTVNVSTYEETINEENFEESKVINEQIHSLENMRSIELSDNSDDDLSSAFR